The following is a genomic window from Streptomyces lincolnensis.
TCGCGGCGGGCCGTGGTGGAGATGCGGTGGCTGTTGGAGCCGGCGTCGGGTTCGGTGATGCCGAAGGCCATGGTGCGGGTGCCGTCGGCGAGGGCGGGGAGCCAGGTTCGTTTCTGGTCCTGTGTGCCGAAGCGGGCGATCACCGTGCCGCAGATGGCCGGGGAGACGATCATCATGAGCAGGGGGCAGCCGGCTGCGCCGAGCTCTTCCAGGACGATGGAGAGTTCGGCGATTCCGCCGCCGCCTCCGCCGTATGCCTCCGGCAGGTTGACGCCCAGGTAGCCGAGCTTGGCTGCGTCGGACCAGAGGGTTGCTCGGTCGTAGGTGCGGCCGTGGCTTTTGCCGAGGGTTGCTACGGCTGTGCGGAGTGCTTTGTGTTCTTCGGATTCGAGAGTGGGGGGCATGGGGCTCCTTCCCGGGTGCGGGTCGTTTGTGGCTGGTCGCGCTCACGCGGCGGTAGCCGCAAATAGATACAGCCCCGCGCCCCTAGGGTGCTTGCACCACCGCCAGCAATGAACCCACCGTCACCTGTTGGCCAGGGGAGACGTTCAGGGCCGTCAGTGTTCCTGTGGCCGGGGCGGTGATCTTGTGTTCCATCTTCATGGCCTCCAGCCAGAGGAGGGGCTGGTTCGCTTCTACGGCGGAGCCCGCCGACAGGCCCTCCGCGACCCGCAGCACCGTGCCCGGCATGGGGGCCACCAGGGAGCCCGGGGCCAGGTGGGCCGTCGGGTCGGGGAAACGGGGCAAGGCCCTGAGGGTGGTGTTGTCGACGTAGAGGAGGTCGTCGTCGTAGCGGGCGATCTCGAAGCGGCGCTGCAGACCGTCCATGTCGAGTACGACCAGACGCGCGTCGGCGTGTACGACCCGCGCCCCGTCCGTCTCCAGGCCCCGGCGCGTGTGGCGGTAACGGGCCTCGATCTCCTCGTCCGCCATGACGTACCTCTTCACCTGCGGCTGGGAGGGTACGTTGCGCCAGCCCCCGAAGCGCGAGCGGCCGTGGGCGTCGGAGAGGGCGGCGGCGAGGGGGGCGAGGGGGTCGGCGGCGGGCTGGGTGAGGTCGGGCAGGTGGCGGTCGTAGAAGCCGGTGTCCATGCGGGCGGAGGTGAACTCGTCGTGGCGCAGGGAGTTCAGCAGGAGGTCCCGGTTGGTGGTGGGGCCGTGGACGGTGGAGCGTTCGAGGGCGTCGGCGAGGCGGCGGATCGCGGCGGCGCGGGTGGGGGCGTGGGCGATGAGTTTGGCGAGCATGGGGTCGTAGTGGACGCCGATCTCGTCGCCGTCGGTGAAGCCGGTGTCCAGGCGGACGCCCTCGGGGACGGCGAGGCGGTGCAGGGTGCCGGTCTGCGGGGCCCAGTCGTGGGCGGGGTCCTCGGCGTAGAGGCGGACCTCGACGGCGTGGCCGGAGGGCTGCGGGGGGTTGCCGTCGAGGGTGCCGCCGTCGGCGATGTCGAGCTGGAGGGCGACCAGGTCGAGGCCGAACACGGCTTCCGTGACGGGGTGTTCGACCTGGAGGCGGGTGTTCATCTCCAGGAAGTGGACGCGGTCGCCGGAGACGAGGAACTCGACGGTGCCGGCGCCGACGTAGCCGATCGTGCGGGCCGCGGTGGAGGCGGCCGAGCGCAGGCGCTGTTCAACGTCGGCGCTCAGGCCGGGGGCGGGGGCCTCCTCGACGACCTTCTGGTGGCGGCGTTGGAGGGAGCAGTCGCGGGTGCCGAGCGTCCAGACGGTGCCGTGGGTGTCCGCGAGGACCTGCACCTCGACGTGGCGGCCGTCTTCGACGTACGGCTCGACGAACACCGTGCCGTCGCCGAAGGCGCTCTCGGCCTCGGTCGACGCGGCCCTCAACTCCTCTTTCAGGGCGTCGAGTCGGCGTACGACCCGCATGCCACGTCCGCCGCCGCCCGCGGCCGCCTTCACCAGGACCGGGAGGTCGGACTCCGTGACCGTGTCCGGGTCGAGGGGGGCGAGCAGGGGTACTCCGGCGGCGGCCATCAGGTCCTTGGCGCGGGTCTTGGACGCCATGGCCTCGATCGCCTCGGGGGGCGGGCCGATCCAGGTCAGGCCGGCGCCGAGGACCGCGCGGGCGAAGTCGGCGTTCTCGGAGAGGAAGCCGTAGCCGGGGTGCACGGCGTCCGCGCCAGCGGTGAGGGCGGCCTTCACGATGAGGTCGCCGCGCAGGTAGGTGTCGGCGGGGGCGGTGCCCGGCAGTCGTACCGACATGTCGGCCGTGCGGGTGTGCAGGGCCTTCTCGTCGGCGTCCGAGTGCACGGCGACCGTGCGGATCGCCGAGGTACGGCAGGTGCGGAAGACGCGGCAGGCGATCTCGCCCCGGTTGGCGACGAGCAGAGAAGTGATCACTGAAGGGTCCCTCACATCCGGAAGACGCCGAAGCCGCCGCGTGCGCCTTCGTAGGGCGCGGTGTGGATCGCGGACAGGCACAGGCCGAGGACGGTCCGGGTGTCGCGCGGGTCGATGACGCCGTCGTCGTACAGTCGGCCGGACAGGAACATCGGCAGCGACTCGGACTCGATCTGCTGCTCCACCATGGCCCGCAGGGCCGCGTCGCCCTCTTCGTCGTACGGCTGTCCCTTGGCCGCCGCGGACTGGCGGGCGACGATCGACAGGACGCCGGCGAGCTGTTGCGGGCCCATGACGGCGGACTTGGCGCTGGGCCAGGCGAAGAGGAAGCGGGGGTCGTAGGCGCGGCCGCACATGCCGTAGTGGCCGGCGCCGTAGGAGGCGCCCATGAGGACGGACAGGTGGGGCACCCGGCTGTTGCTGACGGCGTTGATCATCATCGCGCCGTGCTTGATGATGCCGCCCTGTTCGTACTCCTTGCCGACCATGTAGCCGGTGGTGTTGTGCAGGAAGAGGAGCGGGATGTCGCGCTGGTTGGCGAGCTGGATGAACTGGGCGGCCTTCTGGGACTCCTCGCTGAACAGGACGCCCTGGGCGTTGGCCAGCACCCCCACGGGATAGCCGTGCAGGGTCGCCCAGCCGGTGGTGAGGCTGGTGCCGTAGAGGGGCTTGAACTCGTCGTAGTCGGAGGCGTCGACGATCCGGGCGATGACCTCGCGGGGGTCGAAGGGGGTGCGGAGGTCGCCGGGGACGATGCCGAGGAGTTCGTCGGGAGAGTACTTCGGCGGCTCGGCGGGTCCCGGATCGCCGTACGCCTTGCGGTGGTTGAGGCGGGCGACGACCCTGCGGGCCTGCCGGAGGGCGTCCGGTTCGTCCACGGCGAAGTAGTCCGCGAGACCCGACACGCGCGCGTGCATCTCGGCGCCGCCGAGGGACTCGTCGTCGCTCTCCTCGCCGGTGGCCATCTTCACGAGGGGCGGGCCGCCGAGGAAGACCTTGGCGCGCTCCTTGACCATGATCACGTGGTCGGACATGCCGGGGATGTAGGCCCCGCCGGCCGTGGAGTTGCCGAAGACGACCGCGACGGTCGGGATGCCGGCGGCGGACAGCCGGGTGAGGTCGCGGAAGATGGCGCCCCCGGGGATGAAGATCTCCTTCTGGGACGGCAGGTCGGCGCCGCCGGACTCGACGAGGCTGATGCACGGGAGCCGGTTGGCGAGCGCGATGTCGTTCGCGCGCAGGGCCTTCTTCAGGGACCAGGGGTTGCTGGCGCCGCCGCGCACGGTCGGGTCGTTGGCGGTGATCAGGCACTCGACGCCCTCGACGACTCCGATGCCGGTGACGAGGGAGGCGCCGACGGTGTACTCGCTGCCCCAGGCGGCCAGCGGGGACAGCTCCAGGAAGGGGGTGTCGGGGTCGAGGAGCAGTTCGACGCGTTCGCGGGCGAGGAGTTTGCCGCGCCCCCGGTGCCTGTCGACGTACTTCTCGCCGCCGCCCGCGAGGGCTTTCGCGTGCTCGGCTTCGAGGTCGGTGAGCTTGGCGAGCATGGCCTCGCGGTTGGCCCGGTGGTCCGGGCCGGTGGTGTCGAGGGTGCTGGCGATGACCGTCACAGGAGGGCCTCCGGGATGTCCAGGTGGCGGGAGCGCAGCCATTCGCCCAGCGCCTTGGCCTGCGGATCGAAACGGTGCTGGGCGGCGACGCCCTCGCCGAGGATCCCCTCGACGACGAAGTTGAGGGCGCGCAGGTTGGGCAGCGGGTGCCTGGTGACCCGCAACTCGGCCGTCTCCGGGAGCAGTTCGCACAGGCGGTCGACGGTGAGCGTGTGGGCCAGCCACCGCCAGGCCTCGTCCGTCCGCACCCAGACGCCGATGTTGGCGTTCCCGCCCTTGTCACCGCTGCGGGCGCCGGCGACGAGGCCGAGGGGGGCGCGGCGGGTCGGTTCCGTGACGGGGAGCGGCTCGGGCAGTGGTGGCTGCGGCACTTCTTCGAGTACGAGGATGTCGTGGGCCGGTGTCACAGGGATCCGGTGTCCGTCGTGGAGGACGGCCACATGGTCGACGGCGCTGTGTGGGACGTACACATCCTCGAAGACCCCATAGGGCGTGCCCTTCCCCGGTGGGGCCAGCACATGGAAGCCGGGGTAGCTGGCGAGGGCCAGTTCTACGGCGGCACCGCTGAAGGTGCGCCCGACGGTCTCCTGGTCGGGGTCCCGTACGACGAGACGGAGCAGGGCGGAGGCGGTCTCCTCGGTGGGGGCGTCGGGGCGGTCGGTGCGGACGAGGTCCCAAGTCACCTGCGCGGGACGGGACTTGGCCATCGCATCGGCCATCTGCTGTTCGACCAGCGCGGCCTTCGCCTCGATGTCGAGCCCGGTCAGGACGAAGGTGACCTCGTTGCGGAAGCCGCCAAGACGGTTGAGGCCGACCTTGAGGGTCGGGGGCGGGGCCTCGCCGCGTACGCCGTCGATCCGGACGCGGTCGGGCCCGTCCTGGGTGAGCCCGACCGTGTCGAGGCGTGCGGTGACATCGGGGCCGGGATAGCGGGCGCCGGCGGTCTCGTAGAGGAGCTGGGCGGTGACGGTGCCGATGTCGACGAAGCCGCCGGTGCCGGGGTGTTTGGTGATGACGGCGGTGCCGTCCTCGTGGATCTCGGCGAGGGGGAAGCCGGGTCGGCGTACGTCGCCCTCCTGGAAGTGGGCGTAGTTGCCCCCGGTGGCCTGCGCCCCGCATTCCAGGACGTGCCCGGCGACGACGGCCCCGGCGAGCCGGTCGTAGTCCTTCGGCCCCCACCCGAAGTGGGCGGCGGCGGGTCCGGTGACCAGCGCCGCGTCCGTCACCCTGCCCGTGACGACGACGTCCGCGCCCTCCTTCAGGCAGGTGGCGATGCCGAAGCCGCCGAGGTAGGCGTGGGCGGCGAGGTTGCCGGGGTGGCGGGCGGTGAGGTCGTCGCCCTCGACGTGGGCGACACGGACGGGAAGACCGAGCCGTCCTGCCAACTGCCGTATCTCTTCGGCCAGTCCGGAGGGATTGAGACCACCCGCGTTGGTGACGATCCTGACCCCGCGTTCGTGGGCGAGGCCGAGGCACTCCTCCATCTGGCGCAGGAAGGTGCGGGCGTATCCGGCGCCGGGGTCCTTGAGCCGGTCGCGGCCCAGGATCAGCATGGTGAGTTCGGCGAGGTAGTCGCCGGTGAGGACGTCGAGTTCGCCCCCGGTGAGCATCTCGCGCACGGCGTCGAAACGGTCGCCGTAGAAGCCGGAGGCGTTGCCGATGCGGAGGGTCACGGGGTGCCGTCCTTGGGCGGGCGTCCGGCGCCGGGTGGGCCCGCGAAGGCCTGGGCGATGTCGAGCCAGCGGTCGGCGTCGGGGCCGGTGGCTTGGAGGGCGAGGTCGTCGCGGTGGGCGCGCTGGGTGACCAGGAGGCAGAAGTCGAGGGCGGGGCCGGTGACGCGTTGGGGGGCGCCTTCGGGGCCGTATGCCCACAAGTCCCCGCCGGGTCCGGTGAGTTCGAGACGGAAGGGGTCGGTGGGGGCGGGCAGGCCGTGCACCGCGTAGGCGAAGTCGCGGGTGCGGAAGCCGAGTCGGGCGATGTGCCGGATACGGGCGGTGGGTGCGGGAGTGACGCCGAGGGCGTCCGCGATGTCCAGGCCGTGGGCCCACGTCTCCATGAGCCGCGCGGTGGCCATGGAAGCGGTCGACATGGGCGGGCCGTACCAGGGGAAACGGGCGCCGGGGGGTGCGGCGCGCAGGGCCTTGTCGAGGGCGGCCCGGGTCTGGCGCCAGGTGTCCAGCAGCTCGGCGGGCGGGAGCCGGACGAGCTCCTCGGCCCCCTCGTCGACGAACGACTCGGGCGCCGCGAGCGCCTTCTCCACGAGCGCCCGGAACGCGTCCTCGTCCGTCACCGCCACCAAAGCCGAGCGGTCGGTCCAGGCGAGGTGCGCGATCTGGTGGGCGACGGTCCAGCGGGGGGCGGGGGTCTGTAGCGCCCACTTCTCCGGACTCAGCTCGGCGACGAGTCGGTCGAGCGCGTCGGACTCGGCGCGGAGGTCCTCGATCACGGGGGTCGGGTCGGCCATGGGGGGAGCATGGCAGTGACCCAAGAAACAAGCAAGCGTGCTTGCATTAATTTGACGGCCCGCTCACTTACTCGTCGGCGGTCACTCCGGGTGAGCCACCGCGGCCTTCTGGAGCTGCACCGCCGCCAGCAGGCTCAGCCGGGGTTCCGCCTGGCGGAGCGCCTTCACCGCGGCGACCGAGGAGAGGTCACCGGTGAATCCGACCTCGTCCAGGCGGGAGCGGACCCAGCGGGCGCGCAGCTGGTCGTCGGTGGCGGCCGCGGTGGACTTGACGAGCGCGGCGGCGCGCTCCAGGCCCGGGCGCTCCTCGGGCGCGGCCTCGGCCAGCGCCCGGCTCAGGGCCGCGGCGACCATGTCCGCGTCCCGGATGACCAGCACGACGTCCTGCTTCTTGTTGCGTCCCATGATTCCTGGCATGCGGATCATCGTGGCCGCCGTGCTCCCGGCCCGCCAAGCGACTTGAGGAGGCTCAGAGGGTCGGACGGGGCGTGTGGCACCGAGTCGACCCGCTCCCACCACTGACGGCGCGACTCGACCCGTTGCCTTCACAGCAACGGATCGGGCGTGATCTGCCAGATGGTGGCAAGTTCCGAGCGTGGCGTGATCATGTAGACGAAGAACCCGCCCTCCACGAACGCGTGCTTCGCCCCCTCGTCCGCTCCCTGGTACGCCGGACCATGGAGGTAAAGGACCTCCGCAGCCCGCACCAGCTCATCGGCCTTCTTCTCCACCTCGGCAAGGAAGGCGGGCGATGCCCCGGCCGCTACGGTTTCCTCGTCCGGGACGTACTCCCAGCACCAGGTCACTCCGAGTGCACCGCCTTGGACGCGTCGCGGTAGATGGCGCTGGCTGCGTTCAGATGGTCGCGCGCACTTTCCGGCGTGGTGGCGACGTGGGCCAGGTACTCGGCACGGTGGTATCTCTGAGCCAGCGAGGGGTGGCGTTCGATCTCGATCAGAGCGGCCCAGTGACTGAGGTAGGCGTGAACGGGCTTGAGCGAACCGTGTTCCACCGCCTCCCCGAGAGCCTGGTCCTTGGCCTGGTCGTAGGCGGCCAGAAGCTGCGGGGCGACGACGGCGCAGGCCGCGCGCAGGGCACCCGGAGTTCGCTCCGGACGAGGGATGAGCGGCCCGTCACCTGCGGTTTCGGTGTGTTGCAGACTCATGCCACCCTTCCCTTCATGCCAGTGGTCGATCCGACCGCGCGCCAGGTGCCGGTGGTCCGGTGTACACGAGCCCGACTCTAGCCGCACCACACCTCAGGCGGCGGCGAGCTCGCACCACACGTATTTGCCCCGGCTGCCGTTCCTGGCCTGCGGCTGCCAGCCCCAGAGGTCGGCGCAGGCCCGGACGAGGGCGAGCCCTCGGCCGTCCTCGGCCTCGGCCCCGTTCAGCTGGTCCCAGGACCGTGGGGGTTCCGGCGGCTCGGGACTGGCGTCCCATGCGCCGATGCGCAGCGCGCTGGCCGACCAGCACACCCGCAGGGCGGCGGGGCCCTTCGTGTGGCGTACGGCGTTGGAGACCAGCTCCGCCGCGAGCAGCTCCGCGAGGTCGACGAGGGTGATCAGGCCGTGCATGGTCAGGATGAGGCGGAGGGTGCGGCGGCTGATCGTGACGGCTCTGGGGTCGTTCGGGATGTGGAGGACGTACTCCCACGATTCGGGCTGGGCTTCGGTTTCGGCTTCGGTTTTGGGCATGCGGCAACTCCGTTCGGGCGGTGGGGGGGTGCGGTCGGCGCGGGCGGTGGCAGTGTCGCGGCCGTCATGGCAGGACGGGGCGGTGCGCTTCCGGGGTCCCGGGGTTCCGCAGGGTGTGCGTCGCATCACTGACGGTAGGGCTCAAATTTGGTCCCACGCAAGTCGTTGCCGTAATCTGCCGCACGAACGAGTCACTGCTTCATGCCAGTTGGGGCTACGGAGGAGACCATGCCGCGCAGGCAGCAAGCCACTGCACGCCAGGAGCGCCTGGGCGCCGAGCTGCGGAAACTGCGGGAGGCGGCAGGGCTGAAGGGGCGCGAGGCCGCTGCACTGCTGGGGACGGACTCCGCCCAGGTGAGCCAGATCGAGGCCGGCCTCGCGGGCGTCAGCGAGGCACGCCTACGCAGGATCGCGGCTCACTATGCCTGTACGGATCAGGAGTTGATCGACGCCTTAGCGGCCATGACAGCCGACCGTACGCGCGGCTGGTGGGAGGAGTACCGAGGGCGCCTCCCCACGGCATTCCTGGACCTGTCGGAGCTGGAGTACTACGCCTCCCACCGATGGGACGTGGAGTTCCTGCATGTCCCCGGCCTTCTCCAGACGGAGGACTGCGCGCGGGCGCTCTTCTCGTCCCGGGTTCCCGAACTCCCGGATGAGGACTTGGAGCTGCGCGTCCAGCACCGCATGCAGCGGCGCTGCATCCTCGAGAAGGAGCCGCCGGTTCCATACGACGTGTTGGTCCACGAGGCGGCACTACGGATGAGGGTCGGCGGCCGCACCGCCTCACGGGCTCAGCTTGCACGCGTCTTGGAGCTCTCCGAAGCGGATCACATCACGGTGCGCGTCATCCCCTTCGACCTGGAGGACTTCGCCGACCTCGGTTCCGCCATGGTGTACGCGGGCGGCGCCGTCCCGAAGCTGGACACCGTCGTTCGCGATGGACCTCACGGCACGGGCTTCATCGACTCCGCAGCGCAGCTGAATGTGTTCCGAACGCATTTCCGTAGAGTGGAGGCGGTGTCGCTCGCCCCCGAGCGGTCACGAGACTTCATCCACAGGCTGTCGAAGGAACTGTGAGGCACTCATGGCCACCCGCGACCACTGGCGCAAGTCGTCCTACTCCGGCGGCGGCGACGGCAACGCCTGCGTAGAGATCGCCCACCGCCGCACACACATAGCCGTCCGCGACACCAAGCACCGCACCTACGCCACCCTCACCTTCCCGGCCGCGGCCTTCGCCCCCTTCCTGGAAGCCCTGAAGACCACCGGGGATCACCCGGGATGAGCCACCGCCTCCTTCTGCACCCGCACCGGCGTCAGCAGACTCAGCCGCGGCTCCGCCTGACGTAGCGCCTTCACCGCCGCGACCGCGACGCCGCTTTCCAGGCCCGGGCGCGCCTACGAGGCGCCGTCAAGGATCTCCCGCAGTCGCCGCGCGAACTCGTCCGGCTTCCCCGGATAGCCGAACTCGCCGTCCAGGAAACCGCCGTGATGGCTCGGGAAGACGGCCACCCGCTGGCCGAGCAGCTCGGCGGTCGCGACGGAGGTGCGGCCGGTCTGCACGTGCTCGGACTCCTCGCCCACGGCGATCACGACGCGGGTCGGCGCGGCGGCGAGCGCGTCGACGTCCGGCCGGTAGCTGCTCACCGCCCAGGACCGGTCGGACAGCAGGGGATCGTCACGCGAGCCGTCGTCCTCCGTGGGCATCCCGAAAGCGGCGGGATCCGGCTCCGGCTGGGCGAAGTACGCGTCGGTGAACTCTCCCTCCCACGAGGTCATGGCCACGAACGCGGCCATCCCGGCCCCCCACCCCCGCTTCTCGTACGCCTCCCGGACACCGGCCCGCGCCCGCACGGCCGCCGGGCCGTCCGGGGTGAGGGTGATGAGCGGCGGCTCGTGCGCGACCAGGGTGGTCACGTCCGCGGGGTACTGCGCCACGACCGCGAGCGCGGTGACCGCTCCGCCGCTGCTGGCGAACATCTCGACCGGCCCGGCCCCGAGGGCCTCGATGACGGCGTGCACGTCGTCGGCCTGGGTCTGCGGTGTGTGGTCGGTCCGGCCGTCCTTGCGTGTGCTGCGGCCGAGTCCGCGCGGGTCGTAGGTGACGACCGTCCGGTCGGGGAAGCGCGCCGCGAGCGCGACGAAGCCGGAAGCGTCCATGGGCTGCCCGATCATGAACAGCGGCGGGCGTCCGTCCGTGGTCGGCAGCGGTCCGCGAACGTCATAGACGAGG
Proteins encoded in this region:
- a CDS encoding acetyl/propionyl/methylcrotonyl-CoA carboxylase subunit alpha, with the translated sequence MITSLLVANRGEIACRVFRTCRTSAIRTVAVHSDADEKALHTRTADMSVRLPGTAPADTYLRGDLIVKAALTAGADAVHPGYGFLSENADFARAVLGAGLTWIGPPPEAIEAMASKTRAKDLMAAAGVPLLAPLDPDTVTESDLPVLVKAAAGGGGRGMRVVRRLDALKEELRAASTEAESAFGDGTVFVEPYVEDGRHVEVQVLADTHGTVWTLGTRDCSLQRRHQKVVEEAPAPGLSADVEQRLRSAASTAARTIGYVGAGTVEFLVSGDRVHFLEMNTRLQVEHPVTEAVFGLDLVALQLDIADGGTLDGNPPQPSGHAVEVRLYAEDPAHDWAPQTGTLHRLAVPEGVRLDTGFTDGDEIGVHYDPMLAKLIAHAPTRAAAIRRLADALERSTVHGPTTNRDLLLNSLRHDEFTSARMDTGFYDRHLPDLTQPAADPLAPLAAALSDAHGRSRFGGWRNVPSQPQVKRYVMADEEIEARYRHTRRGLETDGARVVHADARLVVLDMDGLQRRFEIARYDDDLLYVDNTTLRALPRFPDPTAHLAPGSLVAPMPGTVLRVAEGLSAGSAVEANQPLLWLEAMKMEHKITAPATGTLTALNVSPGQQVTVGSLLAVVQAP
- a CDS encoding acyl-CoA carboxylase subunit beta, yielding MAALPPPGHPGGPPVTVIASTLDTTGPDHRANREAMLAKLTDLEAEHAKALAGGGEKYVDRHRGRGKLLARERVELLLDPDTPFLELSPLAAWGSEYTVGASLVTGIGVVEGVECLITANDPTVRGGASNPWSLKKALRANDIALANRLPCISLVESGGADLPSQKEIFIPGGAIFRDLTRLSAAGIPTVAVVFGNSTAGGAYIPGMSDHVIMVKERAKVFLGGPPLVKMATGEESDDESLGGAEMHARVSGLADYFAVDEPDALRQARRVVARLNHRKAYGDPGPAEPPKYSPDELLGIVPGDLRTPFDPREVIARIVDASDYDEFKPLYGTSLTTGWATLHGYPVGVLANAQGVLFSEESQKAAQFIQLANQRDIPLLFLHNTTGYMVGKEYEQGGIIKHGAMMINAVSNSRVPHLSVLMGASYGAGHYGMCGRAYDPRFLFAWPSAKSAVMGPQQLAGVLSIVARQSAAAKGQPYDEEGDAALRAMVEQQIESESLPMFLSGRLYDDGVIDPRDTRTVLGLCLSAIHTAPYEGARGGFGVFRM
- a CDS encoding acyclic terpene utilization AtuA family protein, whose product is MTLRIGNASGFYGDRFDAVREMLTGGELDVLTGDYLAELTMLILGRDRLKDPGAGYARTFLRQMEECLGLAHERGVRIVTNAGGLNPSGLAEEIRQLAGRLGLPVRVAHVEGDDLTARHPGNLAAHAYLGGFGIATCLKEGADVVVTGRVTDAALVTGPAAAHFGWGPKDYDRLAGAVVAGHVLECGAQATGGNYAHFQEGDVRRPGFPLAEIHEDGTAVITKHPGTGGFVDIGTVTAQLLYETAGARYPGPDVTARLDTVGLTQDGPDRVRIDGVRGEAPPPTLKVGLNRLGGFRNEVTFVLTGLDIEAKAALVEQQMADAMAKSRPAQVTWDLVRTDRPDAPTEETASALLRLVVRDPDQETVGRTFSGAAVELALASYPGFHVLAPPGKGTPYGVFEDVYVPHSAVDHVAVLHDGHRIPVTPAHDILVLEEVPQPPLPEPLPVTEPTRRAPLGLVAGARSGDKGGNANIGVWVRTDEAWRWLAHTLTVDRLCELLPETAELRVTRHPLPNLRALNFVVEGILGEGVAAQHRFDPQAKALGEWLRSRHLDIPEALL
- a CDS encoding TIGR03084 family metal-binding protein, translating into MADPTPVIEDLRAESDALDRLVAELSPEKWALQTPAPRWTVAHQIAHLAWTDRSALVAVTDEDAFRALVEKALAAPESFVDEGAEELVRLPPAELLDTWRQTRAALDKALRAAPPGARFPWYGPPMSTASMATARLMETWAHGLDIADALGVTPAPTARIRHIARLGFRTRDFAYAVHGLPAPTDPFRLELTGPGGDLWAYGPEGAPQRVTGPALDFCLLVTQRAHRDDLALQATGPDADRWLDIAQAFAGPPGAGRPPKDGTP
- a CDS encoding DUF6247 family protein — its product is MSLQHTETAGDGPLIPRPERTPGALRAACAVVAPQLLAAYDQAKDQALGEAVEHGSLKPVHAYLSHWAALIEIERHPSLAQRYHRAEYLAHVATTPESARDHLNAASAIYRDASKAVHSE
- a CDS encoding ATP-binding protein; translation: MPKTEAETEAQPESWEYVLHIPNDPRAVTISRRTLRLILTMHGLITLVDLAELLAAELVSNAVRHTKGPAALRVCWSASALRIGAWDASPEPPEPPRSWDQLNGAEAEDGRGLALVRACADLWGWQPQARNGSRGKYVWCELAAA
- a CDS encoding helix-turn-helix domain-containing protein — protein: MPRRQQATARQERLGAELRKLREAAGLKGREAAALLGTDSAQVSQIEAGLAGVSEARLRRIAAHYACTDQELIDALAAMTADRTRGWWEEYRGRLPTAFLDLSELEYYASHRWDVEFLHVPGLLQTEDCARALFSSRVPELPDEDLELRVQHRMQRRCILEKEPPVPYDVLVHEAALRMRVGGRTASRAQLARVLELSEADHITVRVIPFDLEDFADLGSAMVYAGGAVPKLDTVVRDGPHGTGFIDSAAQLNVFRTHFRRVEAVSLAPERSRDFIHRLSKEL
- a CDS encoding DUF397 domain-containing protein produces the protein MATRDHWRKSSYSGGGDGNACVEIAHRRTHIAVRDTKHRTYATLTFPAAAFAPFLEALKTTGDHPG
- a CDS encoding alpha/beta fold hydrolase, encoding METHTLKTAGADLVYDVRGPLPTTDGRPPLFMIGQPMDASGFVALAARFPDRTVVTYDPRGLGRSTRKDGRTDHTPQTQADDVHAVIEALGAGPVEMFASSGGAVTALAVVAQYPADVTTLVAHEPPLITLTPDGPAAVRARAGVREAYEKRGWGAGMAAFVAMTSWEGEFTDAYFAQPEPDPAAFGMPTEDDGSRDDPLLSDRSWAVSSYRPDVDALAAAPTRVVIAVGEESEHVQTGRTSVATAELLGQRVAVFPSHHGGFLDGEFGYPGKPDEFARRLREILDGAS